A section of the Oncorhynchus tshawytscha isolate Ot180627B linkage group LG09, Otsh_v2.0, whole genome shotgun sequence genome encodes:
- the mapk3 gene encoding mitogen-activated protein kinase 1 — protein sequence MADSSNSAAAAGATGSNTGAAGAVAPEGATGAAGIKPVLEVVKGQNFDVGPRYVNLSYIGEGAYGMVCSAHDGMTDSRVAIKKISPFEHQTYCQRTLREIKILLRFRHENIIGINDILRARRIECMRDVYIVQDLMETDLYKLLKTQMLSNDHTCYFLYQILRGLKYIHSANVLHRDLKPSNLLINTTCDLKICDFGLARIADPEHDHTGFLTEYVATRWYRAPEIMLNSKGYSKSIDIWSVGCILAEMLSNRPIFPGKHYLDQLNHILGILGSPTPDDLNCIINMKARNYLQSLPEKPKIPWNKLFPKADSKALDLLGRMLTFNPIKRITVEEALAHPYLEQYYDPTDEPVAEEPFTFTMELDDLPKEKLKELIFEETFRFQATYQGS from the exons ATGGCGGATTCGAGCAACAGTGCTGCGGCGGCTGGAGCCACAGGCTCGAATACTGGTGCCGCCGGGGCTGTTGCGCCCGAGGGAGCGACTGGAGCTGCGGGGATAAAGCCCGTGTTGGAGGTGGTAAAGGGGCAGAACTTTGACGTTGGCCCCCGCTATGTCAACCTCTCGTACATCGGGGAAGGGGCCTATGGAATGGTTTG CTCGGCCCATGACGGCATGACGGATTCTCGCGTGGCCATTAAGAAGATCAGTCCGTTTGAGCACCAGACGTACTGTCAGCGCACCCTGAGGGAGATCAAGATCCTGCTGCGGTTCCGCCATGAGAACATCATCGGCATCAACGACATCCTGAGGGCCCGCCGCATCGAGTGCATGAGGGACGT CTACATAGTGCAGGACCTGATGGAGACAGACTTGTACAAGCTCCTGAAGACTCAGATGTTGAGCAACGACCATACCTGCTACTTCCTGTACCAGATCCTGAGAGGCCTGAAGTACATCCACTCTGCCAATGTGCTGCACCGTGACCTCAAGCCCTCTAACCTGCTCATCAACACCACCTGTGACCTCAAG ATCTGTGACTTTGGGCTGGCACGGATAGCTGACCCAGAGCATGACCACACAGGCTTCCTGACAGAGTACGTGGCTACGCGCTGGTACAGGGCCCCCGAGATCATGCTCAACTCCAAG GGCTACTCCAAGTCCATTGATATCTGGTCAGTGGGCTGCATCCTGGCTGAGATGCTGTCCAACAGGCCCATCTTCCCTGGGAAGCATTACCTGGACCAGCTCAACCACATACTGG GCATCCTTGGCTCTCCCACTCCGGATGACCTGAACTGCATCATCAACATGAAGGCCAGGAACTACCTGCAGTCTCTGCCTGAGAAACCCAAGATCCCTTGGAACAAGCTGTTCCCCAAGGCGGACAGCaagg ctctGGACCTGCTGGGCCGCATGTTGACTTTTAACCCTATCAAGCGCATCACGGTAGAGGAGGCCCTGGCTCATCCCTATCTGGAGCAGTACTACGACCCCACTGACGAG cctgtagcAGAGGAGCCGTTCACCTTCACCATGGAGCTGGATGACCTGCCTAAGGAGAAGCTGAAGGAGCTCATCTTTGAGGAGACGTTCCGCTTCCAGGCCACCTACCAGGGCTCCTGA